Proteins from a genomic interval of Methanoplanus endosymbiosus:
- a CDS encoding YIP1 family protein, whose amino-acid sequence MPKSGIYEEPSLSVSFNAPDGSKKRIILTFPGHTGENESAHLKNEIENIIYHYRKSGAGNNQIRTPGYSPEYSVNQSRPRTGMGQYNDADRQYPHNYQRDPFQANTGDYSPEPQYSRSCEIPYNERRTANQKNPSINRGQAESYGSYGNKNHYSGQTGRDEYDSYDYESKSSSYGYEKDDYDYRTSEEYTRPAKRTKQKKVKTPRPKRRRNRNTDILGGTYSGGLAGSDSLIGTLIGLIISPDQTFSSNRRKELIEAVPVMVISLGLFALLSSVILGMMASSSPTAHPELSALTDFGTLIFIVIESVIFGSLAIFLCGIILYFVGSYEGFNNDMQDYIKVAAYSSAPFALAGIIPLFGIIIAPVWSIILLIKGLCENHSMNQNQAMFAVFIMILVFAMLFFMFIILGEDNFSVFGNS is encoded by the coding sequence ATGCCCAAATCAGGAATTTACGAAGAACCGTCATTATCAGTATCATTTAATGCCCCGGACGGCTCGAAGAAGAGAATTATCCTGACTTTCCCCGGACATACCGGGGAAAATGAGAGCGCCCATCTGAAAAACGAAATTGAGAATATTATATACCATTACCGGAAGTCCGGTGCAGGAAATAATCAGATTCGCACGCCCGGTTATTCACCGGAATATTCTGTAAACCAGAGCCGGCCACGAACAGGAATGGGACAGTACAATGATGCAGACAGGCAGTACCCACATAATTACCAGAGAGATCCTTTCCAGGCAAATACAGGCGATTATTCTCCGGAACCACAATACTCCAGATCGTGTGAAATTCCCTATAATGAGAGAAGAACCGCAAATCAAAAGAATCCATCCATAAACAGAGGCCAGGCTGAAAGCTACGGCAGTTATGGCAATAAGAACCATTACTCCGGACAGACAGGGAGGGATGAGTATGATTCATATGATTACGAATCAAAGAGCAGTTCTTACGGCTATGAAAAGGATGATTATGATTATCGCACATCTGAAGAATATACCCGCCCTGCCAAAAGAACAAAGCAGAAAAAAGTAAAAACACCACGCCCAAAACGAAGAAGAAACAGAAATACGGACATTCTGGGCGGGACATATTCCGGAGGCCTTGCAGGCAGTGATTCATTAATTGGCACACTGATTGGTCTCATTATCTCCCCTGACCAGACATTCAGCAGTAACAGACGAAAGGAGCTTATTGAAGCAGTTCCGGTAATGGTAATATCACTGGGACTTTTTGCATTGCTCAGTTCAGTCATTCTTGGAATGATGGCTTCATCCTCCCCCACTGCCCATCCTGAACTGTCTGCACTTACTGACTTTGGCACACTCATATTCATTGTCATTGAAAGTGTAATATTTGGTTCTCTTGCAATATTTTTATGCGGAATAATACTGTACTTTGTTGGGTCATACGAAGGATTCAATAACGACATGCAGGATTATATTAAGGTTGCAGCATATTCATCGGCCCCGTTTGCATTAGCCGGAATAATTCCACTCTTTGGAATAATAATCGCTCCGGTCTGGAGTATTATACTTCTGATAAAAGGCCTTTGTGAGAACCATTCAATGAATCAGAACCAGGCCATGTTTGCAGTATTTATTATGATTTTAGTCTTTGCAATGTTATTCTTCATGTTCATAATTCTTGGAGAAGACAATTTCTCAGTATTCGGAAACTCATAG